In the genome of Vicia villosa cultivar HV-30 ecotype Madison, WI linkage group LG7, Vvil1.0, whole genome shotgun sequence, one region contains:
- the LOC131617769 gene encoding WEB family protein At5g55860-like has protein sequence MVARIRKGVTESHNSTKPVVGEVDTNPPIQSVKDAVYLFDEGAFSGENPIIKKSKSKSYSVVESVWAKETKLHLAQNELNKLKTQLKNAETTKAEFLLELEKAKATVMDLKQKLGVLGESRELAIQATEAAKSQAKQLIEEKSGNLNVINGTSKEVIETVVQRYKSIIIELDEAKQELRKIRQECLESVEARVSAFKQAEEARDAIETNEERARELFNEILAVQESIRQLNVASVEDDRQKKKILVEKNVLSQSYKAGIEEYEKNLLALNKDFSSKLTKNLEVKLTDRISEISAPQKEIESKKTSDFESAKTLTLVLDGAKASLQKFSEEEESLRCLVEGLKLDLENVKREHSELKEKECKTESILRNLRDELEKREFELEICLAEESEVRVSSQRMISKLNQLSDETEKARREAEDMKIYAVELKVEAELSKHALEDAETKLKVALEEAEAAKAAEAVILDQIKDLSEKANAARNSVSESGARITISREEFDSLNRIVEEFDKLASSKEASATALIAATKASEIESLKKLEETQKEIENIKKMTHEVMRKTEMAEAAKNAVESELRRWRERDHEKAAEAAARILAETPTSSRRRSKFRKQNSTPRSMEVRKLEKGKGSFSKKTLLPSITRIFSRKNSMKFERGVPSYLPGESPL, from the exons ATGGTAGCTAGAATCAGGAAAGGTGTTACTGAGTCTCATAATTCAACAAAACCAGTTGTTGGAGAGGTTGATACTAATCCACCGATTCAATCTGTTAAAGATGCTGTTTATCTATTTGATGAAGGTGCTTTCTCTGGTgaaaatcctatcattaagaaGTCAAAATCTAAATCTTATTCGGTTGTCGAG AGTGTTTGGGCAAAGGAGACAAAACTTCACTTAGCACAGAATGAGCTGAACAAATTAAAGACGCAACTGAAAAACGCGGAAACTACCAAAGCTGAATTTCTACTGGAGCTTGAAAAGGCCAAAGCAACTGTTATGGATCTGAAACAAAAACTTGGAGTTCTCGGTGAATCTCGAGAATTGGCAATTCAGGCAACAGAAGCTGCAAAGAGTCAAGCGAAGCAGCTTATAGAAGAAAAAAGTGGCAATCTTAATGTTATCAATGGTACTTCGAAAGAAGTGATAGAAACTGTGGTTCAGAGGTATAAGTCTATTATTATAGAACTTGATGAAGCAAAGCAGGAACTGAGGAAAATTCGTCAGGAGTGTTTGGAATCGGTGGAAGCAAGAGTTTCTGCTTTCAAGCAAGCTGAAGAAGCTAGAGATGCAATAGAGACAAATGAAGAACGGGCGCGTGAGCTTTTCAATGAAATTTTAGCTGTACAAGAATCAATTCGACAGTTGAACGTTGCATCTGTCGAAGACGATAGACAGAAGAAAAAGATATTAGTTGAAAAAAATGTTCTGAGCCAATCTTATAAAGCTGGCATTGAAGAATATGAAAAGAACTTGCTTGCTTTAAACAAGGATTTTAGTTCGAAACtcaccaaaaatcttgaagtgaaGCTTACTGATAGAATCAGTGAGATATCAGCTCCTCAGAAGGAAATTGAAAGTAAAAAGACTTCAGATTTTGAATCAGCGAAAACTCTCACCTTGGTGCTTGATGGTGCTAAGGCATCACTGCAGAAATtctcagaagaagaagaatctctTAGATGCTTGGTGGAAGGTCTTAAGTTGGATTTGGAGAATGTAAAAAGAGAACACTCAGAATTGaaggaaaaagaatgcaaaactGAATCCATTCTTAGGAATCTGCGTGATGAGCTCGAGAAACGCGAGTTTGAGCTTGAAATCTGCTTGGCAGAAGAATCTGAAGTTAGAGTTTCATCTCAGAGAATGATCTCGAAGTTGAATCAGTTGTCTGATGAAACTGAAAAGGCACGGCGAGAAGCAGAAGATATGAAGATCTATGCAGTCGAATTGAAGGTAGAAGCTGAACTCAGCAAACACGCGCTTGAAGATGCAGAAACGAAGCTTAAAGTAGCATTAGAAGAAGCAGAAGCAGCGAAAGCAGCGGAGGCAGTTATTCTTGATCAGATTAAAGACTTATCTGAGAAGGCTAATGCTGCTCGCAACTCAGTGTCTGAATCTGGTGCTAGAATTACAATCTCAAGGGAGGAATTTGATTCCTTAAACCGCATTGTCGAGGAGTTTGATAAACTAGCGAGCAGCAAAGAGGCTTCTGCGACAGCGCTCATCGCAGCTACAAAGGCTAGTGAAATCGAGTCTCTCAAAAAGTTAGAGGAAACTCAGAAGGAGATCGAGAATATAAAGAAAATGACGCATGAGGTGATGAGAAAGACCGAGATGGCTGAAGCAGCAAAGAATGCAGTGGAGAGTGAGCTTAGAAGATGGCGCGAGAGAGATCATGAGAAAGCAGCAGAAGCCGCGGCTCGAATATTGGCTGAAACACCAACCTCGTCTCGTCGGAGAAGCAAGTTTCGAAAGCAGAATTCAACTCCAAGAAGTATGGAGGTGAGGAAGTTGGAAAAAGGGAAGGGTTCATTTTCAAAGAAAACTCTATTGCCTAGTATTACTAGAATCTTTAGCAGGAAAAACAGCATGAAGTTTGAGAGAGGAGTTCCTTCTTACCTTCCAGGTGAGAGTCCTTTGTGA
- the LOC131617770 gene encoding uncharacterized protein LOC131617770: MDVAHCYLEGNADAVEFCPHNGHHNVLAASTYTLQEGDQPTRCGSISLFNVNGDTDSFYTVYSEETSGIFDIKWNPPSGGTSPFLGQADADGYLRIKMLDDDGVQGTCLKEITSEKITNSMCLYLDWNPSSTSITVGLSDGCVSIVSLLESKLEIQEEWKAHDFELWTTSFDIHQPNLVYTGSDDCKFCCWDLRDSPSNPVFKNSKVHKMGVTCIEKSPHDSNSLLTGSYDEFLRVWDLRSISKPVNETSISLGGGVWRVKHHPVIQDLVLAACMHNGFAIVGIKGNKAEVLETYKKHDSLAYGADWQKGEVKLIEGRSKPVVATCSFYDKLVRVWRPSNDIIL, translated from the exons ATGGATGTAGCACATTGCTATTTAGAAGGTAATGCAGATGCTGTGGAGTTTTGCCCACATAATGGGCACCATAATGTTTTAGCAGCATCCACTTACACACTACAAGAAGGTGATCAACCCACTAGATGTGGAAGCATTTCACTATTCAATGTTAACGGGGACACAGACAGTTTTTACACCGTTTATAGTGAGGAGACTAGTGGGATTTTTGACATAAAGTGGAATCCACCCTCAGGGGGCACAAGTCCTTTTTTAGGTCAAGCAGATGCTGATGGATACTTGAGAATTAAGATGCTGGATGATGATGGAGTACAAG GGACTTGTCTAAAAGAGATAACAAGTGAGAAAATCACTAACTCAATGTGTTTGTACCTGGATTGGAATCCTTCATCCACGTCAATCACAGTAGGGCTTTCTGATGGCTGTGTCTCTATTGTTTCTCTTCTTGAATCCAAGCTAGAAATACAAGAGGAGTGGAAGGCACATGATTTTGAACTTTGGACAACCTCTTTTGATATCCACCAGCCAAATTTGGTATATACTGGCTCTGACGATTGTAAGTTTTGTTGTTGGGATTTGAGGGATAGTCCTTCCAATCCTGTATTTAAGAACTCTAAAGTCCACAAAATGGGTGTTACTTGCATTGAAAAGAGTCCTCATGACTCAAATAGCTTATTAACTGGCAGCTATGATGAATTCTTGAGGGTTTGGGATTTAAGATCAATCTCAAAACCTGTTAATGAAACTTCAATCAGTTTAGGTGGAGGTGTTTGGAGGGTGAAGCATCATCCCGTCATTCAAGACCTTGTTTTGGCTGCCTGTATGCACAACGGTTTTGCGATCGTTGGTATTAAAGGCAATAAAGCTGAGGTGTTGGAAACTTACAAGAAGCATGATTCGCTTGCATACGGAGCAGACTGGCAGAAAGGAGAAGTGAAGCTCATTGAAGGGAGAAGTAAACCAGTAGTAGCCACTTGCTCATTCTATGACAAACTCGTCCGGGTATGGAGGCCCAGTAATGATATTATCTTGTAA